A genomic segment from Juglans regia cultivar Chandler chromosome 14, Walnut 2.0, whole genome shotgun sequence encodes:
- the LOC108992961 gene encoding histone H2B-like, which translates to MAPKAAEKKPAEKKPAEEKKSAVAEKAPAEKKPKAGKKLPKEGGAVAGDKKKKRTKKSVETYKIYIFKVLKQVHPDIGISSKAMGIMNSFINDIFEKLAQEASRLARYNKKPTITSREIQTAVRLVLPGELAKHAVSEGTKAVTKFTSS; encoded by the coding sequence aTGGCCCCCAAAGCTGCCGAGAAGAAGCCAGCCGAGAAGAAGCCTGCCGAGGAGAAGAAATCCGCTGTGGCGGAGAAGGCTCCTGCAGAGAAGAAGCCCAAGGCCGGAAAGAAGCTCCCGAAGGAAGGTGGAGCCGTTGCTGGcgacaagaagaagaagcggACCAAGAAGAGCGTGGAGACATACAAGATCTACATCTTCAAGGTGTTGAAGCAGGTCCACCCTGATATTGGGATCTCCAGCAAGGCCATGGGGATCATGAACAGCTTCATCAACGACATCTTCGAGAAGCTCGCTCAGGAGGCTTCACGGCTCGCGAGGTACAACAAGAAGCCTACCATCACCTCCCGGGAAATCCAGACCGCTGTGCGCCTCGTGTTGCCTGGTGAGTTGGCTAAGCACGCCGTTTCCGAGGGGACAAAGGCCGTCACCAAGTTCACCAGCTCTTAA